A segment of the Acidiphilium multivorum AIU301 genome:
CCTTGAGGCGCTGTTCTGCCGCTTGGGCAAAGGATGCCACAAACTGACGCGACAAATCCGCATGCGCGGCCTCGGCCTGGGCTTTCGCGGCCTTGAAGGCTTGATCGATGGTTTGCGCCAGGCCGTCCCGCGCCTGGCGCACGGCGCTGAAATCCCGATCGACATGCAGGCGGTGTTCAGCCATGGCGCGGCGTTGATCGGCGGCGATGGCAGCGGTCGAGCCCAGGAATACCCGGAGCGCCAGGAGCGTGTGAGCGGTGGGGTCATTGTCGAGCCGGGCAAGCTGGTCGTCTGTGAATTAAGCGACTTTGCTGTTCCGTAGGCGAAGGTCTGGAGAGGGTCTTGCGGCCGAGAGCCATGCGACGAGGGCGCAAAGAAGCCTGATCAGCCATCTGCGGAGGAGGCGTAGGTTGTGGCCGGCGCCGGCGAGGACGGCGTTGATGGCATCACCGTCGACGCCGAGCAGGAAGTTTCTTCCGAGATGGCCATCGGTCTTCATGTGGCCGATGACGGGTTCGATGGCGGCGCGTCGGCGCAACTCGCGGCGGATGGTGGGGGTGATGCCGCGTTTCTGGCGGGATATGAAGATCTTTCTGCCCTCGGCTTCGACGCCGTGGCCGCGATAGCCGCGGTCGACATAGGCGCGGGCGACGGCAACGCCGGTGATCCGCTCGACCTGCTCGATCTGGCCGGCCAGGGTGTGGCCGTCATAGGGATTTCCCGGCCGGCTCTGCATGCCGAGAACGAACTGACCGCCGGGTGCAGCGGCGTTGGTGGTGGCGATGGAGACCTTCACGCCGAATTCGAAGCGCGTCCTGGCCTTGCCCTTGCCGATGCACTCCACCTCGGGCGCGTGCAGGGAATAGAGCTTGTCGGCACCGCGATCGGAGCGCTTCTGGCGAAGCAGGCGATTGATCAGGCCCAGCGTTTCGGCGAACGCCGCCTTCGCCTCAGCGTTGCCTGCGATCTTGCGGGTGATGTCACGCGCCAGCCGGCCCAGCCAGGTCCGCAGCTTGCGCACGCGCGCCTCGGCCTCGCGGCGTTTGCCACCATGGTGCAGGCGCGCCGCCTCCTGCCTGGCGTAGCGCGCGACCCGGCGATAGGACTGGCGCAGCGTGATGCCGTGCCGGCGCGCCATCCGCGCCAGCGTCTCGATGCCGCTGTGCAGCAGCTTGCTGTCGGTCGGATGCGTCACGGCCTTTGGCTGGACCGTGGTATCGATGGTGACCCGCTCGTAGTGCGTCTCCGCCACGGCCCCACCCCGCTCTGCAGCCACCAGCGTCTCGGCGAGCAGGGCCTCCATCCGCTCCGCCCCGATCCGCTTGCGCCAGCGCGTCATCGAGGATCGATCGAGCGGCAGCGTGTGCTGGAAATGCGTCTCGCCGCAGAATGCCTGGACATACGGACTGTCGAGATAGCGCGCGCAGATCGCTTCGTCGGACAGCCCATCCATGTGCTTGAGAAGATGCAGCGCCACCATCAGGCGGGTCGGCAGCGCGGGACGTCCGGCCGCCTCGGCGTAGAGTGCGCCAAAGCGTTCCTCGAAAACCCGCCAGTCGATCAGCCGGGCCAGCCGCACCAGGGGATGCCGCTGGTCGATGATGTTCTCCAGCCGCGAGCGGAACAGTTCGAGATCATCCTGCGAGGCACTCAGCTTCGGCGGCATTCTTTCCTCCACGCCAAACACATGATGTTCGGCATCAACGGGAGAGAATCACGATCGCGACCACCGCGCAACGCTCCAACGGTTTTGCAAGGTTTTCCCACTCAGGTCTCCCAGACCTTGCAAATCCCGATACTACCCGATCCTAAAAAATCATGAATATATCAACAAAGTTCGATTTTTCACAGGTGACAAGCTGTTCGGCCCGATCCAGCTCCGCTTGCGCGGCGCGGATCGCGGCCTCTGTCTCGCTCTGATCGACAGCCTCGCTCATGGCATCCACGATTTCACGCCGGCGAATTGCTCATCCATCGCCTTGAGCCAGTGGCCCACCCGCGAGCGGTTGAACACCCCGAGCGGCGGTTCTGTCTGACCGTCCCGTGCCGCGACGAAACTCGCGGTGCGGGCCTCGACCGCCTCGGCAGCGTGCAGGCGCGGCATCCAGAGGGTGAGTGCCCCGTCTGCTGTTTCATCGCGATAGACGTTCGAGGAGGTCACGCGCCCGAATGCCTGGTCACGCGATTGTCCGGCCAGAGCCATACCTTCATTGAGCACGAAGGCTCGTGCGCGGGGCTTAAAGCCCAAAGCGCCGAGCGTGGCGGCTGGGGTTAAATCCTCGGGATGCGGGCCGGCGAGGTAGAACATCACCACCGCCATGCCCGCATCCTCAATCATTGCATCGAAGCCGGGCATTTCTCCGGCTATGGTGCGCAGGATCGTATCGCCACCCCCCAGATCGATGATGGCGGTTTGTTTTTCGGCGATGGCGAACTCCATGAAATCTTGCAGCCAGTCGCGAACGGCGGCCTGATTGAAGGTGTCCGGCCAATAGTATCGAGTTTTGAGCAGGGCAGGGTAAACCGGGCTTGCAGCAATATAGCTAATACGCTATATAGCGTATATGAGATGGTCGGTTGAGACTCTGGATGTCGTGGATGATGAGATCATGGAGTTGCCGCCGAAGTTGCAAGCCCGGTTGCTACGGCTGTTCGAGATGGTTGAAAGCCTCGGATTGGACCAGCTTCATGAGCCGCATGTCAAACATTTAGATGGGAAGCTTTGGGAGCTTCGAGCAAAGGCAGCGGAAGGAATAGCGCGGGGCATCTATGTAGCGGTGACAGGGCGACGAGTGGTCGTCTTGCATGTCTTTGTCAAGAAGTCACAGAAAACCCCAAGGCGGGCATTGGAGCTTGCACAAGAGAGAATGAAAGAGGTGAAGCCATGACAAAACTTGGCGAGTTGAAGAAAAAGCTAATGGAAAACCCCGAGTTTCGGGTAGAATATGCACAGGCGGATGCAGATTATAGGCTGATC
Coding sequences within it:
- a CDS encoding IS5 family transposase: MPPKLSASQDDLELFRSRLENIIDQRHPLVRLARLIDWRVFEERFGALYAEAAGRPALPTRLMVALHLLKHMDGLSDEAICARYLDSPYVQAFCGETHFQHTLPLDRSSMTRWRKRIGAERMEALLAETLVAAERGGAVAETHYERVTIDTTVQPKAVTHPTDSKLLHSGIETLARMARRHGITLRQSYRRVARYARQEAARLHHGGKRREAEARVRKLRTWLGRLARDITRKIAGNAEAKAAFAETLGLINRLLRQKRSDRGADKLYSLHAPEVECIGKGKARTRFEFGVKVSIATTNAAAPGGQFVLGMQSRPGNPYDGHTLAGQIEQVERITGVAVARAYVDRGYRGHGVEAEGRKIFISRQKRGITPTIRRELRRRAAIEPVIGHMKTDGHLGRNFLLGVDGDAINAVLAGAGHNLRLLRRWLIRLLCALVAWLSAARPSPDLRLRNSKVA
- a CDS encoding type II toxin-antitoxin system RelE/ParE family toxin, whose translation is MRWSVETLDVVDDEIMELPPKLQARLLRLFEMVESLGLDQLHEPHVKHLDGKLWELRAKAAEGIARGIYVAVTGRRVVVLHVFVKKSQKTPRRALELAQERMKEVKP